One Dokdonia sp. Dokd-P16 genomic window carries:
- a CDS encoding zinc ribbon domain-containing protein, translating to MAKKKEATVEEKLRSLYDLQLIDSRVDEIRNVRGELPLEVEDLEDEVAGLNKRIEKLENDLKLVDDSIKAKKIQIDDSKASIKKYSEQQKNVRNNREFNALSKEVEFQELEIQLAEKNIREYKAQIEQKGEVITQTKQRLGERENHLKHKKNELDAILSETEKEEQALLAKSAEYETNIEDRLVKAYKRIRSSVRNGLAIVPIERGASGGSYFTIPPQVQVEIAGRKKIITDEHSGRILIDSELANEQHEKMVKLFKKL from the coding sequence ATGGCAAAGAAGAAAGAAGCAACAGTAGAAGAAAAACTACGCTCGCTTTACGATTTACAACTTATAGATTCACGTGTGGACGAGATCCGCAATGTACGTGGAGAGCTTCCACTGGAAGTTGAAGACCTTGAAGATGAAGTAGCTGGTCTTAACAAGCGCATCGAGAAGTTAGAAAACGATTTAAAATTGGTAGACGACTCTATCAAGGCTAAAAAAATCCAGATAGATGACTCAAAAGCATCTATTAAAAAATACTCTGAGCAGCAAAAAAACGTACGTAATAACCGTGAGTTTAATGCTTTAAGCAAAGAAGTAGAGTTCCAAGAACTTGAAATTCAACTTGCAGAGAAGAATATCCGTGAGTATAAAGCACAGATTGAGCAAAAAGGAGAAGTTATCACGCAAACTAAGCAACGCCTTGGTGAACGTGAGAACCACCTTAAGCACAAGAAAAATGAGCTAGATGCTATTCTTTCTGAAACAGAGAAAGAAGAACAAGCACTTCTAGCTAAAAGTGCAGAATATGAAACTAACATTGAAGACCGTTTAGTTAAAGCTTACAAGAGAATTCGTTCTAGTGTACGTAATGGCCTTGCTATTGTACCCATAGAGCGTGGAGCATCTGGAGGATCTTACTTTACAATCCCACCACAAGTACAGGTTGAGATTGCTGGACGTAAGAAAATCATCACAGATGAGCACTCTGGTCGTATCTTAATAGATAGCGAACTAGCAAATGAGCAACATGAGAAAATGGTAAAGCTTTTTAAGAAGCTCTAA
- a CDS encoding Nif3-like dinuclear metal center hexameric protein, with protein MKVQDVSNLINEWAPLAYAEDFDNVGLLVGDPHQEVSNILVSHDALENVVDEAIAKNCNLIVCFHPIIFSGLKRLTSNNYVQKVVQKAIKNDIAIFAIHTALDNVEHGVNFGMCKALNLSNTKILSPKQHHIYKLTTYVPHASVKSVTDSLFKAGAGSIGNYDECSFEVKGQGSFKGNENSTPVIGSRGTKHIEPETQVHLTFEKHLKSKILQTLFENHPYEEVAYEITSLENTLQNVGMGMIGELDKEMSEADFLAFAKAQFKTGGIRHSQLLGKPVKKIAVLGGSGAFAIKSAKAQGADVLVTSDLKYHDYYQAESRILLCDVGHYESERYTKNLICDYLTEKISTFAIILSEENTNPINYF; from the coding sequence ATGAAGGTACAAGATGTAAGTAATTTAATTAATGAATGGGCACCACTTGCTTATGCAGAAGATTTTGACAATGTCGGTCTTCTTGTAGGTGACCCTCATCAAGAAGTAAGTAATATACTCGTATCACATGATGCACTAGAAAATGTGGTTGATGAGGCAATTGCAAAAAACTGCAACCTTATTGTTTGTTTTCATCCTATAATTTTCTCAGGATTAAAAAGGCTCACATCAAACAACTATGTGCAAAAAGTGGTTCAAAAGGCTATTAAAAATGATATTGCCATATTTGCAATTCACACAGCATTAGATAACGTAGAGCACGGTGTTAACTTTGGGATGTGCAAAGCCCTCAATCTATCAAATACTAAGATTCTAAGCCCTAAACAACATCATATTTACAAACTCACCACTTATGTTCCCCACGCTTCTGTAAAGAGCGTTACTGATTCATTATTTAAAGCTGGAGCTGGAAGTATAGGCAATTATGATGAGTGCAGCTTTGAAGTAAAAGGTCAAGGTTCTTTTAAAGGAAATGAAAACTCTACCCCTGTCATAGGGAGTAGAGGCACAAAACATATTGAACCAGAGACACAAGTACATCTTACGTTTGAAAAGCATCTTAAGTCTAAAATTTTACAAACGCTATTTGAAAATCATCCTTATGAAGAAGTTGCTTATGAAATCACCTCTCTAGAAAATACACTACAAAATGTGGGCATGGGTATGATAGGTGAGCTTGATAAAGAAATGAGTGAGGCGGATTTTTTAGCTTTCGCGAAAGCGCAATTTAAAACAGGTGGTATACGTCATTCACAATTGTTAGGTAAGCCTGTAAAGAAAATAGCCGTACTAGGAGGCAGCGGAGCCTTTGCCATTAAAAGTGCAAAAGCTCAAGGAGCCGATGTACTTGTTACTTCAGATTTAAAATATCACGACTATTATCAAGCCGAAAGTCGCATCCTTTTGTGCGATGTGGGACATTATGAAAGTGAGCGATATACGAAAAACCTAATATGCGATTATCTTACAGAAAAAATTAGTACTTTTGCAATCATTTTATCTGAGGAAAATACCAATCCTATCAACTATTTTTAA
- the gap gene encoding type I glyceraldehyde-3-phosphate dehydrogenase, producing MTTLKIAINGFGRIGRTVFRLIEEHPAMEVVAINDLADARTLSHLLKYDSIQGVLKKEVSHSEDTIIIDGKIIPLYNEREINNIPWNVTSPDIVIESTGKFKTKKDLEKHISAGAAKVILSVPPLDEDIPMIVMGVNDHEIKDSDTIISNASCTTNNAAPMVQIIDELCGVEQAYITTIHSYTTDQSLHDQPHRDLRRARAAGQSIVPTTTGAAKALTGIFPHLSDVIGGCGIRVPVPNGSLTDITFNVKRDTSISEINDAMHKASLGRFKGIVSYTEAPIVSIDIVGNPYSCTFDSQMTSVIGKMVKIIGWYDNEMGYSSRIVDLIQRISTK from the coding sequence ATGACTACACTTAAGATTGCTATCAACGGTTTTGGCCGCATAGGTCGCACTGTGTTTAGACTTATTGAAGAGCATCCAGCAATGGAAGTAGTCGCAATCAATGATCTAGCAGACGCACGCACTTTATCTCACCTTCTTAAATACGATAGTATTCAAGGTGTTCTTAAAAAAGAGGTGTCACATAGTGAGGATACTATAATTATAGACGGTAAAATTATCCCGCTATATAATGAGCGTGAGATAAACAATATCCCTTGGAATGTTACATCTCCAGATATAGTTATAGAAAGTACAGGTAAGTTTAAAACTAAAAAAGATCTTGAAAAACACATAAGTGCTGGCGCAGCTAAAGTAATTTTAAGTGTGCCGCCACTTGATGAAGACATACCCATGATCGTTATGGGAGTAAATGATCATGAAATAAAAGACAGCGACACTATTATTTCAAACGCATCATGTACTACAAATAATGCTGCACCTATGGTGCAAATTATAGACGAACTGTGTGGTGTGGAGCAAGCCTACATAACTACGATACACTCTTACACAACAGATCAAAGTTTACATGATCAACCGCACCGCGACTTAAGAAGAGCACGAGCGGCAGGACAAAGTATTGTACCCACTACTACTGGAGCAGCAAAAGCTTTAACAGGTATTTTTCCTCATCTCTCTGATGTAATAGGTGGCTGTGGAATACGCGTACCGGTTCCTAATGGATCTCTCACGGATATTACTTTTAACGTAAAAAGAGACACTTCAATTAGTGAAATCAATGACGCTATGCATAAAGCATCATTAGGAAGATTTAAAGGTATTGTATCGTATACAGAAGCCCCTATAGTATCAATAGACATTGTAGGAAATCCCTACTCATGTACTTTTGATTCACAAATGACATCTGTTATAGGTAAGATGGTAAAAATTATAGGCTGGTATGATAATGAAATGGGATATTCTAGCAGAATAGTTGACTTAATACAACGGATTTCTACAAAATAA
- a CDS encoding response regulator: MNLLLVRFLLALLLSYPVISIAQERENIEETLTNDKIDSLLKRAVIAVSDRNYNQAIDILKYSRDLATGIGHTKRVGLASGTLAKLYFQLNDYEKALVENERAIALQKETKSLDLLGQSYITATQLALIKKDTTTALSYISNGIVTLENSTRNDLKAQLHTLKGDILRNSKSHLDAITSYNKSIEYAKDEKSDYLKTQALTNKALSLAELGRLEEADETLLEVEGLLSSNNFPSISTTLFKVKHLVAQGRGNYREANDYLTSYYQATSQNTLSTVSSVPLPTSESPELDEMVKRLEKNIEIEEDRNSRAMRLTLVLSIALCSILALLTLSLYKNNNLRAKANELLQAKNVELVIARDNAEKASMVKAQFLSTITHELRTPMYAVTGLTHLLLSENPTEDQKKHLDSLKFSGEYLLSLINNILDLNKLEANKVEVEETAFNIKKRIEDVLFALGKSARDKGNKLHIEFDPNIPTELLGDPLMISQVLINLVGNAIKFTRDGDVWVRVQKISQGESDIKLHFEIEDNGEGISKKKQKTIFQNFTQGSVAINRKFGGTGLGLSIVKNLLDLLNSEILLESTLGKGTTFKFDLNYNLTKTLPGEANANEIVYEIDYNALENRHILVVEDNKINQMITRKILEKNKITCETADNGEIAVEKARTEKFDLILMDIHMPGISGIEATEQIRLFDKDIPILALTAVTIDENIDEFHAVGFNDIIPKPYKVEEFFQKIYNGLRNSKVLS; this comes from the coding sequence ATGAATTTGCTATTAGTACGTTTTCTTTTAGCGCTTCTTCTTTCTTACCCTGTGATAAGCATTGCCCAAGAAAGAGAGAATATAGAGGAAACGCTTACCAATGATAAAATAGACTCGCTTCTCAAGCGAGCTGTAATTGCAGTTTCTGATCGCAATTACAATCAAGCCATTGATATACTAAAGTATTCTAGAGACCTCGCAACAGGCATAGGCCATACAAAGCGTGTAGGTCTTGCATCTGGAACTCTTGCAAAACTTTATTTCCAACTTAATGATTATGAGAAAGCACTTGTTGAAAACGAGCGCGCAATAGCTTTACAAAAAGAAACCAAAAGCCTCGACCTCTTAGGACAGAGTTACATTACTGCTACTCAACTAGCGCTTATAAAAAAAGACACTACCACTGCCCTATCATATATTTCTAATGGAATTGTAACTCTCGAGAATAGCACTCGAAACGACCTAAAGGCTCAATTACACACATTAAAAGGTGACATTTTAAGAAACAGTAAAAGTCATCTTGACGCTATTACATCTTACAATAAGAGTATAGAGTATGCAAAAGATGAAAAGAGCGACTACCTAAAAACTCAAGCACTTACCAATAAAGCACTAAGCCTAGCCGAATTAGGAAGACTTGAAGAAGCAGATGAAACCTTATTAGAAGTTGAGGGGTTATTAAGCTCAAATAATTTCCCGAGCATTAGCACTACGTTATTCAAAGTCAAGCACCTTGTTGCACAAGGACGTGGCAACTACAGAGAAGCAAATGACTACTTAACATCATATTATCAAGCAACAAGCCAGAATACATTAAGTACAGTGTCGAGTGTGCCATTACCTACATCAGAGAGCCCAGAACTTGATGAGATGGTAAAACGACTAGAAAAAAACATTGAAATCGAAGAGGATAGAAACTCTCGGGCAATGAGACTTACACTTGTACTCAGTATTGCTCTTTGTTCTATTCTTGCCCTGCTTACCTTATCATTATATAAGAACAACAACCTAAGAGCAAAAGCGAATGAGCTTTTGCAAGCTAAAAATGTCGAGCTTGTAATCGCAAGAGATAATGCAGAAAAAGCGTCGATGGTGAAAGCTCAGTTTTTGTCTACAATAACACATGAGCTACGAACACCTATGTATGCTGTTACAGGACTCACACACTTACTCCTTTCTGAAAATCCAACCGAAGATCAGAAAAAGCACCTTGACTCTCTCAAATTTTCTGGAGAGTACCTACTTTCTCTTATAAACAACATTCTTGACCTCAACAAATTAGAGGCAAATAAAGTAGAGGTTGAAGAAACAGCTTTCAACATCAAGAAGCGTATTGAAGATGTGTTATTTGCCTTAGGTAAATCTGCTAGAGACAAAGGAAATAAATTACATATTGAATTTGACCCTAATATACCTACAGAACTTCTAGGAGATCCATTAATGATTTCTCAAGTACTAATCAACCTAGTAGGAAACGCCATAAAATTTACCCGAGATGGTGACGTATGGGTTCGTGTACAGAAGATTAGCCAAGGTGAATCAGACATTAAATTACACTTTGAAATTGAAGATAATGGCGAAGGAATTTCAAAAAAGAAGCAAAAGACAATTTTCCAAAACTTCACTCAAGGCTCAGTAGCTATTAATAGAAAATTTGGCGGTACAGGCTTAGGGCTATCTATTGTTAAGAATCTACTAGACCTACTTAATAGCGAGATATTATTAGAAAGCACCTTAGGCAAGGGAACTACTTTTAAATTTGATCTTAATTACAACTTGACCAAGACACTACCAGGTGAAGCAAATGCAAATGAAATCGTGTACGAAATAGATTATAATGCCCTTGAGAATCGTCATATACTTGTAGTAGAAGACAATAAGATTAACCAGATGATTACTCGCAAGATTCTTGAAAAGAACAAAATCACCTGCGAAACAGCTGATAACGGTGAGATTGCTGTTGAAAAAGCACGCACAGAAAAATTTGACCTTATTCTAATGGATATACATATGCCTGGAATAAGTGGTATAGAAGCTACAGAACAAATTCGTTTGTTTGATAAAGACATCCCTATACTAGCACTTACCGCTGTTACGATAGACGAAAACATTGATGAATTCCACGCTGTTGGATTTAATGACATTATCCCTAAACCATATAAGGTAGAAGAGTTTTTCCAAAAAATCTACAACGGACTTAGAAATAGCAAAGTACTTAGCTAA
- the lpxK gene encoding tetraacyldisaccharide 4'-kinase has product MRKLRLLLFPIAGIYYLVTLTRNKLYDTGIFKSKKYDVPVICVGNLSVGGTGKSPMTEFVVRLLQDDYRVATLSRGYGRKTKGYLDVHPKNQATMVGDEPLQFAQKFNNIQVAVCEDRQTGIETLLSKVDPPEVVVLDDAYQHRKVEAGFYILLTAYSDLYSNDFLLPAGNLREPRAGASRAEVVVVTKCPENLSSQEQLSIVDSLNVNRTQQVYFSTISYDEKVYSALGPVPLNRLKVKKVTLVTGIANPKPLSAYLASQGLSFSHEAYGDHHNFTSSEIEMLDTLDCILTTEKDYVRLRPLLKMSDLYYLPIKAQFLDGEKLLSGEIKNFVSSF; this is encoded by the coding sequence ATGAGAAAACTACGTCTCTTGTTATTTCCCATTGCGGGAATTTATTATTTAGTTACGCTTACGCGAAATAAGCTCTACGACACCGGAATATTTAAGTCAAAAAAATATGATGTTCCAGTGATATGTGTGGGTAATTTAAGTGTGGGAGGAACTGGAAAATCCCCAATGACTGAGTTTGTAGTTCGGCTTTTACAGGATGATTATCGAGTAGCTACGCTAAGTAGGGGCTACGGCCGAAAAACGAAAGGATACCTAGATGTTCATCCAAAAAATCAAGCAACTATGGTAGGTGATGAGCCATTGCAGTTTGCTCAGAAATTCAATAATATCCAAGTTGCAGTTTGTGAAGATCGTCAAACTGGTATCGAAACCTTATTGTCAAAAGTTGATCCACCTGAAGTTGTAGTTCTAGACGATGCTTACCAGCATAGAAAGGTAGAGGCTGGGTTTTATATACTATTAACAGCATATAGTGATTTGTATAGCAACGACTTCTTGCTGCCTGCTGGAAACTTAAGAGAACCTCGAGCTGGCGCAAGTAGGGCAGAGGTTGTAGTGGTGACTAAATGTCCAGAGAATTTAAGTTCACAAGAACAACTCTCTATTGTTGATTCTTTAAATGTGAATAGAACTCAGCAAGTATATTTTTCAACAATCTCCTATGATGAGAAGGTATATTCTGCTCTAGGGCCTGTACCGTTAAACCGTCTTAAGGTTAAAAAGGTTACGCTAGTAACGGGAATTGCAAACCCTAAACCGCTGTCGGCTTATTTAGCTAGTCAAGGGTTGTCATTTTCTCATGAGGCATATGGGGATCATCATAATTTTACAAGCTCTGAGATAGAAATGCTTGATACATTAGATTGTATCCTCACTACAGAAAAAGATTATGTAAGACTCCGTCCTTTACTTAAGATGAGCGACTTGTACTATTTGCCTATAAAGGCGCAATTTCTGGATGGTGAAAAGTTGTTATCTGGAGAGATTAAAAACTTTGTCTCAAGTTTTTAA
- the msrA gene encoding peptide-methionine (S)-S-oxide reductase MsrA: MKLLTSLATLITFMACNHDPKPMTEPTAMLDPVETTFQDGMSRAYFASGCFWCVEAVFESVKGVDEAVSGYSGGKEDNPTYKQVSYGNTTHAEAVEVIYDPKVISFQQLVDVFFGSQDPTTKNRQGPDAGPQYRSIAFYQNDSEKKIIDETIAALNESTYNGRISTQVLPFQKFWIAEDYHQDYEKNNPNNPYIQNVSIPRYRRFAQKFPELLKEDAH, from the coding sequence ATGAAATTACTTACCTCCCTTGCAACGCTCATTACTTTTATGGCCTGCAACCATGACCCTAAGCCTATGACTGAGCCTACAGCTATGCTTGACCCAGTAGAAACGACATTTCAAGATGGGATGAGTAGAGCATATTTTGCTAGTGGATGTTTCTGGTGCGTAGAAGCAGTCTTTGAAAGTGTAAAAGGTGTTGATGAGGCAGTAAGCGGCTACAGTGGCGGCAAAGAAGACAATCCAACTTACAAACAAGTGAGCTACGGAAACACAACTCACGCTGAAGCTGTGGAAGTAATTTATGACCCAAAAGTGATCTCTTTTCAACAGCTAGTAGATGTGTTTTTTGGATCACAAGACCCAACTACAAAAAATCGTCAAGGGCCAGACGCTGGGCCTCAATATCGTTCTATCGCTTTCTATCAAAACGATAGCGAGAAAAAAATAATAGATGAAACTATTGCTGCTTTGAATGAGTCTACATACAATGGTCGCATAAGCACTCAAGTGCTACCGTTTCAAAAATTTTGGATTGCCGAAGACTACCACCAAGATTACGAGAAAAACAATCCAAATAACCCATATATTCAAAATGTTTCTATCCCAAGATATAGACGTTTTGCACAAAAATTTCCAGAACTACTTAAAGAGGATGCACACTAA